Proteins from one Mesotoga infera genomic window:
- a CDS encoding carbohydrate kinase family protein, whose protein sequence is MTDFIELSKNRILVIGGYLQDIEITGSGHDASVTSRPGGSAYNVAMCLSYLGIDVLFLSCFSHGKGVGYAFDSLPVQSDCQRGIFLYRGTEVLAVQRSSRPTVSGALRRLLEGEKFALAYATLEIGVESLSLLDGIDSRYRILDPSPGIELKNLSSLEKFDYILANDHTPVAACESKLIIKAGAKGAIHRGVVYSPPLPGTDKLGSGDLFGAVFSYKLLLGQNAEEALKWAVLESSRYCLFRGSLSDYLFQMKKR, encoded by the coding sequence GTGACAGACTTTATAGAACTAAGTAAAAATCGAATACTCGTAATCGGAGGATACCTGCAGGACATAGAGATCACCGGTAGCGGACATGATGCATCGGTTACCTCCAGGCCCGGCGGTTCGGCCTACAATGTGGCGATGTGTCTTTCGTATTTGGGGATCGATGTGCTCTTTCTGAGCTGCTTCAGTCATGGCAAAGGGGTCGGTTATGCTTTCGATTCTCTTCCCGTGCAGAGCGATTGTCAACGCGGCATCTTTCTTTATCGCGGCACAGAAGTGCTCGCAGTACAAAGGTCTTCGAGACCTACCGTGTCTGGAGCGTTGAGGAGGCTTCTTGAAGGAGAGAAGTTCGCCCTCGCGTATGCGACACTCGAGATAGGTGTCGAAAGTCTGAGCCTTCTTGACGGTATCGATTCCAGATACAGGATACTCGACCCGTCGCCCGGAATAGAACTTAAAAATCTATCCAGTCTTGAAAAGTTCGATTATATTCTGGCGAATGACCATACACCGGTGGCAGCTTGCGAATCGAAGTTGATAATAAAAGCCGGAGCCAAAGGCGCCATTCACAGAGGTGTGGTTTACAGTCCCCCGTTGCCGGGGACGGATAAGTTGGGAAGCGGAGACCTCTTCGGTGCCGTGTTTTCTTACAAGCTTTTACTAGGGCAAAACGCCGAGGAAGCCCTGAAGTGGGCGGTACTCGAAAGCTCGAGATACTGTCTCTTCAGAGGCAGCCTCTCCGATTATCTGTTTCAAATGAAGAAAAGATGA
- the upp gene encoding uracil phosphoribosyltransferase, whose product MFEQLTIVYHPLIEHKLTIMRDDQTGPKEFRELLKEITLLLTYEATRHIPTYEKEIRTPLVKMCGKMIEDKKVTVVPILRAGLGMVEGVLSLMPNASVGYIGIYRDPDTIQPVEYYSKLPKIDDTTQIFVLDPMLATGVSSSWALKLVKKAGGRQISLMCLIAAPEGVKFIQKNHPDVKVFTAALDEKLNDHAYIIPGLGDAGDRLYRTK is encoded by the coding sequence ATGTTTGAGCAACTCACCATCGTTTATCATCCTTTGATTGAGCACAAACTGACTATAATGCGCGACGATCAGACCGGCCCGAAGGAGTTCAGAGAATTGTTGAAGGAGATAACTCTTCTTTTGACATACGAGGCCACCAGGCATATACCCACCTATGAGAAAGAGATCAGGACTCCTTTGGTAAAGATGTGCGGGAAAATGATAGAGGACAAAAAAGTTACTGTGGTTCCAATCCTCAGGGCAGGACTCGGAATGGTCGAAGGGGTTCTTTCTTTGATGCCGAACGCTTCGGTCGGATATATTGGAATCTACCGCGACCCCGACACTATACAGCCAGTCGAGTACTACTCGAAGCTGCCAAAGATAGACGACACGACTCAGATCTTCGTTCTCGATCCGATGCTGGCTACGGGGGTCTCTTCTTCCTGGGCTCTAAAGCTGGTCAAGAAGGCCGGGGGCAGGCAGATATCGCTGATGTGCCTTATAGCTGCACCCGAAGGGGTAAAGTTCATCCAGAAGAACCATCCGGATGTCAAAGTATTCACCGCGGCACTCGATGAGAAACTCAACGATCACGCGTATATAATACCTGGACTTGGAGATGCCGGTGACAGACTTTATAGAACTAAGTAA